CTTTTAAAAATTTTCTTTTTTATGCGTTCCCAACATCCGGTGTGCCACTTTAACAAATGGATCTTCCCTTCAGTAACGAAACTAACTCCCCCACAGTGGAAGAGCCTTTATTGTGTTCTATAAGTATAGTTACTTTATCAAACATGTCAAGTTAATATATACAAATAAGTTTGATCGTGGGTTTTAATAAAGGGAATGGGACTGAACAGACTGAATAGGGACAGATAATTTATGATATTTACGGCAGGATAGCCAGAAAAGCGAAGCCCGTTTTGCGCTTGAGGGACGGACTCCGCGACATGGTGGCCGCAGTTATGATCAAGCCCCTTTTTTTGTATTATCTTGCGTATCAGGCTTACGGCAAATGGCCTTATCAACATAGGCCTCGTGTTGTGAGTAGAACCAAATTGGGATATAGAGACCAAGGACACAAATCCCAACAACCGTTGAGAACCAAATTCCTTCGACACTATTAAGATAGATCACACCGACCAGGCAGAGTGGCAGGTTGAAAAGGCCAAACAGTAATGTAATGTTCTTCCATCCGGACGGTGCCTTGAATGGCCTGTCAAGACCGACAAGATGCGGGCTTGATTTTGCCCTTACGTATGCGAAGAGACTGATGCCGTTAGCACAAACATATCCAATTGCTGATGCGGCAAGAATAGCTGTTGGCGTACCCATCGAAATCAGGATCAGGTTGAAGATGCCGGTAACAACCATTGCAAGAACAGGCGTACCATGTGCATTTGTTTTTTTGAAAATTTCAGGAAAATTTCCTTCAGTTGCCATTGAGTGCAATGTCCTTGAAGAACCCAGGTATGCGGTCTGGATGATCAATATCATTGCCGCAATGAGCATGACAACAGCAATCGTTGAACCGGCATCACCAAGCGCTGCATGTGCAACCGGAAGCATTGGGTCAATGGGTGCAGCGGCAATACCATCAATACCGAGAACACCTGTAACTGTCATTTGTACAAGGGTGAAAGCTACCATACAGATCGCACCACAGGAAAATAAGGCCTTTGGCACATCAGAACCGGGGTTCTTATATTCCGGACCATAGATAGCGGCAGTTTCCCATGCACAGGCACTCCACTGAGCCATTGCAAAAATTCCGAGCAGGATAAGGATATGCGAGAAATCCCATGCCCAGTCAGTGGGCAGCCATGTGCCGGTGATATTAGCCATTACAAAATCGCCGGTCACATAAGGTGCCAGTGTAATGATTGCCATTGGAACAAGAGAGAAAACTGCAAGAATGTAACCTGCAAGAGCACCACTTGAAAGACCACGATAGTTTACAAGTATCACGCCTCCGAATATCACAATGCCTGCTGCTAATGAGAGCTGATACTGGCTGAAAGAATCCGCCAATGAGGGGAACAGGCTGTGGAGATAGAAACTCACAAGAATTGAGAAGATAGCAAGTACAGGATTCCACGCGAACCAGTAACTCCAGGCACTGAATCCGCCGATCAGTTTACCTTTGTCATATTTTCCTTCATGGCTGGGTGATTTGAAAACATTCTGGGCGAATCCGGGCATACCGGATGCAGCAGGAAAAGTTGTTGCCAGTTCACCATAAGCGATGTTCTGCATAAATCCCTGAAAAACAGACAGGCCCCATACAATAATAGCAAATGACGATAGATAACCAGCAAAATACCCAATAGACGGCAAAATCATTAAAGGTACGCCCATAGAAATAGCCAATCCCTGTTTCCAATCGATCGATCGTTCGAGCTCACCGGTTTTATAAATAACTTTAGTGCCTTTATTCGCAGGGGTACATGCGATACCGGCGATTTCATTTCGTTCAGTCATGATTCCATCATACCTTTTTATATCAATGCTTTATATGAATAAAAAAACCGGAACAAAGCTGACGCTTACCAAAACAATATCGTTGTATTGTACAGTTTAATCTGTATTTCCCCTGAACTTATCCCAGCAGTGAGTTGTCATAGTTTAAAAGATTTCATGGAAAATCGATAAGGCAAGCCTGACAAGAAACAATTGACGTTTCGGTATTTTTTTAAAAACCTTATAAAGGAAATAATCGACATGAGTAAAGAAGTAAAGGTAAAAGTCAGCAACGGCGCCATCGAGAGAAGATCTCAACAGGCTGCGGAACAGGCCCCGTGACATTGTGGCCGCAGTTATGATCAAACCCGCATTGCGTATTCCGGGTTGCGTCAATCAAAAGGGGCGGAGTGGGATGACGGGGGGGTGCTTGGTTTTGGTGGAAGCTGTTGATTGGGAATTGATGCTGGGCGTTTTCAGATATTGAAAGGATATTTAATACTTTTTAAATGACCATATTTCTATTGACGATTCAGATGGGTAACGATAGATAAAAACGTGAGATCAATTCGTCCCGAAAGTGTTTCACACAATGATTATCTGTATACAAATCAAGACATAAAAAATATTGATGAACTGGTAAAAAGTACCCTCACCCGTCATTCCCGCGTCCGAGGGCGAAATTTTATTAAGCTACCGCGAGCCATCGGCAACCCTTCAGAGGCGAACAGGCTCAGAAGACAGGGCTTTTTTGGCTTTCCCGCAGGGTAAATAATAAGGATGTCCAGCAAAAATGATCGATTCTAAAAGGCTCTCTCTGGGTGTGATCCTCACTTCGGCTACCCTCACCATCATGGCCGGCAGCATCATCGCGCCGGTTCTCAATGTGATGAGGGATGGTTTGGGGGTTGACCCCTCGTCGGTTGGGTTAATCATAACCACCCATGGGCTGTTCATGGCCCTTTTCAGCCCCCTGATGGGAAGCGTTATTGATCGGAAAGGGGCCAGATGGCCGTTTATCTTTTCACTTATCGGCTATGGGCTTGCCGGCGGGTCCGGCCTGCTGATCAATTCCTACTGGGTGCTTCTGGTGAGCAGGGCCTGTCTCGGGATTGCCCTTGCCGGTATATTCGCTGCCATCAATGTGCTGATCCTGAGCATGTACGAAGGCGGTGACCGTGACAGGGCCATGGGCTGGCGAGGAAGCGCCCAGAGTTTTGGCGGAGTCATCTGGCCGCTGATCGGAGGTGCTCTTGGCGGCTTTTCATGGCATTTCCCCTTTGCCGTTTACATGCTGGCCATACCCATTGGGCTGTTTGCCATGAGAGTTGTTCCGGAACAGGTAACCCATCACCTGACTGGGCCATCATTCGATAACGGCACAACGGTGTTCAAGTTATTCCGGCAAAATCCAATCCTTCTGATGATCATTTACGGCCTTATGTTTTTTGCCAATGTACTTCTCTATGTTATTATCATCTTTTTGCCCCAACTGCTGGAAACCTGTGGTATCTCAAGCACATTTAGGATCGGCATGTTTCTCACAGCCATGACGGGTGCTGCAGGGGTGACCGCCTTTATCTACGGAAAGATACGGTCCCGATTTTCATATCCGGCGATCGTTCTGACCGCGGTCGCAATTTGGTCGGTGGCGTTCGCTATCATATCCCGGGCCTCCGATAGCCGTATCATCGCGGTGTCGATTGCCCTGTTCGGCGTCAGCCAGGGACTTATTCTGCCGACGATAATGGTGTGGATCGGAGACGTTGTCCCGTCGTCCTTTCGGGGAAGATTCAGCTCTTATCTGGGAACCTTCGGTTTTATCGGCCAGTTCCTGTCACCGATTCTTTTTGCTCCGATATTGATTATGATGGGTCTTAAGGGGGTATTTATGGTTGGTGCCGGAATCGGTGTTGCCTGGTTTTTTTTGTGTCTGTTCGGATTAAGGCATGTCAACAGCGATTAAATCACAGATCAAATGAGATTAACGATGCAACCACCAGATATAATATTTGTTGATAGCAACCTGAGGTGCTTTATTCTGATTTAACAGGCAGCCGCAGCAGAAAATGGCTGCAACTGAGAGCAGGTAAAAAATATGTTTGTTATTTTTCGCTTCCTTTGACGCCGGTAAGAACCCTGCGCCCTTTTTTCGGTCAGTCGGTATTTTTGTTTACTGCTGCGGGGTTTATCGGGAAGGGTCATCTCGATTACTCCCAGCGCAATCCCTGCTTGCTGGTAATATTCCCGAAAGTGTTTTTCATCTTTCAGTCCAAGTGCGGCCATTAAATCCTCACGAGACATTTTACCCTGCATGGTGCTAAGGGCTCACTCAAAAATAACTTCCCATTTTAAGCGCCGATGCATCCTGCCTGGCTGCGTTACGAAAGCTCGTAATATGCTTGATATTCCTGCACTTTCGTGCCTTGCCAGACAGGCGCCTCAACACTTAAAATTGGGGCTTGATCATAACTGCGGCCATATTTTGCTGTGCGTAGCCTCTGAGTCCCGCCCGTTACCGGCGTACGACATGGCGCGATCCGGGGAAAAGCTGTCGGGGCCATGAAGCGTTAAGAAGCGCAAACTGTTTGAGGCGTGCTGAGTTTTTGCGCTTTAGCTTCATGGGCCCGGCACCCCCCGGATCGAGTTGGAGAAGCCGGCAATGGGCGGGACAGACTCCGTGACATGGTGTCCGCAGTTATGATCAAGCCCTAAAATTGTGAACTTATTTCTGAGCGAGCCTTTAGCAATTTTTTGATTTAGGGGGTGACGCTCGGCACCTTTATCTTCGCTCCAAACTCAGGCACGCTGAGGATCATACGAAAAACGTCCCCTTTATTGGCGGAACCATTTGACGCAGCCTTACGGCAGACACTGAGGGGGACCTTGAGGCTCGTTCCTCTTTTAAATCATATCTATTTGAAAGGGGGGTTGTTACACTCGGCGGGAGGGAAAAGACTGGGGGGGAGGATTGCCTTGACATTGGTGCAGCCCGAGAGTAAAAATGAGTACTTGGATATCCGAGAGTAGGCATTTAACCTATATGAAAATGCGGATATATCGGCTACCGACTTAAGCCGGGATACCCTGTAGAATAAGGCTCTTCTGGAAGGCCTTGGTTCTGAGACTTACGTGCTGGAAAATTCTCATCAACCGGTTCAAAGCGTTTAAGTCGGTAGTCGATATATCAAGAACTACGCTTGATGGAAAAAATAAGCTTTACCTCTCAATTCCATTCGAATGTATTTTTTCGCACACTACAAAAGCGCCGGTGAATTTCGAAGTTGGGAACCAAAGGAATTTCTTCTATGTTACGGAAATTATATACAGATGATGAAATAACCCTTTGCACTTATATAGTTATGTATGGTCGTGATAGGTTTGATGAAACTCGAGTTTCTAAAAGGAAGACGTGCAAACTGGGTAATTGTTAAAAGTTCTAGTGCTTTGGATCAAAAAGAACTTTATAGCCTGTGCGAGAAACTATTCTGAAACATCGAGTGCTTGCAAGCGCTTGCACTGCGGACCTGAGGGGTGAGGTCCCGAAGTATTTATTTTCCTGAATTTTAGCTATATTGTTCTTGTCTATAAATAATTTAGATTAATTATTTACGGGAGGTTTAAGACTTGTCTTTTAAAAATAAGGATTTGGAAGCCGCTTTATATAGCGGGCATTCTATATTTTCTTGCCTCCAGATTCTTAGACGGTTTACCTCCTGTCCACAAAGCCAATACATAGATGTGCTTAAGGCCGTACGGTCCTCGATGAATAACGGTGATGTGACGTTTTCCTGGCGAGGTGTAGAGCGTCGTCGTAATGAATCGAAGTCACCCTCACCATCACACCCCTTTCGTGCATCGGACAGGCTCTCAAAGTTATTGTCGTCACAGACTTTGGCTTGGCTGGGCCTAAAAAAATCTGATAGCGACTCCCAAGAATTAATTCATAGCGTGCCGGACTGGGAAACCTTCCGAAAGTTTCTTCGCTATCTAATCGAATGCGTCCAGCATGAAGCTGGTGCAGTAGCGATCCAATATGATGAAAAAGAGGGAGATCAGTTCGTCTATCTTCCCAGGCATGGGGACTGGATGCCACGTTTCGGAAAGCCGTTCACCGGGTTTGTCCCGCCTCAGTCAAGGCACACTGGTTTTCTTAACCGCTTGGCGGCTATGGACCCCAGCACGCCCTTTGTGCTCGGCTATCCCGTAGAAATACTGGTGCTCCAGAAATCCCATGATGACATTCCTCCGAGCGCAATAGTACGGCCCGTATTTCAGTTCAAGTTGTCTTATGACGCACGCCGGAGATGCTTTTTCGCCATCGACCCCATACCCGAGGTCAACCTCTCCTGGCTCAACAATAGTCTGCGGAAAAAAGATCAGCAAAAAGCCTTTCTGACGAGCTGTGGGTTCATGGATGTCAATGCAGATGCAGAGAGCCTGTTGGGAGGTGTTTCTCAATCCCTACGGCATATGACCTCAACCCTCTCGGCCATGCTTTTTGATCAGATTCGCGAGCCGCTTATTTCACATTCCGTGTCAGGTGATTCTCTGCAGGGCATGAAAAGCGGGATATACAACCGCGCAGTGCTGATGCTCGGAAAGCACGGGCGATATGTCAAAACCCTGCTCTCGGAGCTTGCCCATATTGCTGAGAGGCCGGAGGAGGAATTAGAACGTACAGCTCTGGGTGCCTTATTCTTGAATAAGTGCAAACAGGACGATCCAGATCCTCGGCTTGACCACGCCTCAACCCTTATGGATATGTTGCCTTTGAATGCAGAACAGCGCCAGGCTGTGACATCCTTGCAGCAGGCGAATATTTCCGTTGTCACTGGGCCACCGGGTACCGGTAAAAGTCAGGTTGCGGCCGCCGCCATGGCGGGCATGCGCCTGCGTGGGAAAAGCGTGTTGTTCGCCAGTAAAAACCATAAGGCTGTTGATGCAGTCATGGGCCGCCTACAGGTGGAGGATGGCCGTCCTTATGTGATCCGTGCCAACTCCAAAGATGATCCCAATCTCAAAATTACGTTTCGGACCATGATTCGTTTGCTGCTGGAGGGCAGCCATAACCATCAAGCCGAACTGCAGTGCCATGCCCTTCTGGAGCAAGCGGACGGGCTGCTTCGACTCCGTGGAGAGCGGGCTTGCATCGCCCGGGAGATAGAGAATCTAAAAAACTGCATGAGCGAACATGAGGAGGTTGCGGCATTCCATTCCATGAACTTATCTGACGAGCTTTGCCGTGCGTTAGGTGAGCGGTACGCAAAGTACCCCAGTGGCTGGGTGGGTGAAGTAGAGAGGATTCTGGAAATCTTGCTAACCGGCTCCCGCGCGAAACGGATCGGCGCTCATGCGCGGCTGTTCCTGCTGCGGATGAAGAAAAGGCTAATGTGCAGACTAATGGGCATGCCCACATTGTCATGCGCTTCCCGGAATGGTGGCCTGACCGGCTTGGCGGACGATCTTGCAACTCTACGCCGTGCGGAGCTCTATGCCACAGCTCTGCAAGGAGCGCATGAAGTGGCGGACAAGCTTCGACCTCTTCCAGGTGTGGATGTCCTTTCCAGTGAGATTGCCGACCTATCCGAAAAGATTCAGGAGATCACTCAAAGAGCTCTTCCTTTGGATTTGGCCGCGCGTGGAACCGGCCTACCTTCGGGCGGAGAGCGTGAGCGCTTGGCGAACTTGCGCTCGGCTTTGGGTTCCTTGTCCTCCGGGATGATGGGCCGCAATGTAGAGCAGTCCATCTTAGATCAGGCGCAACGGGACATCGAATTACTGCTGTCCCACTTCCCATGCTGGGCTGTTACCAACCTGTCCGTAGGCTCTCGATTGCCCTTGGTTGCGGGCATGTTTGATTTGGCCATCTTGGACGAGGCTAGTCAGTGTGACATGGCTTCCGTTATCCCCGTCCTGTATCGAGCGCGCCGGGCAGGGGTCATCGGCGATCCCTTCCAGTTACGGCACATCGCACACATAGGTATGGGGCAGGATGCGTTGATCCGTCAACGGGTAGGTCTTTCCGAATACTCTCTAAGTCGATTCTCTTACGCGAACACCTCGCTGTATGATCTTTTCGTTGAAGCTAACGGCGTTGAACCTGTGTTTCTTAGTGAGACTTACCGCAGTCATGCGGATATAGCCGATTATTCCAATGAATTATTCTATGACAACAGGCTAAGGGTCGCGGTGGACCCCCTGCGTCTAAGTGTTCCAACGGGCATGCGGCCCGGTTTGCACTGGACCCCTGTGGTGGCCGAAATCCGCAGTGGTGGCCCCAGCGGGTGCCATTGCCCGGAGGAGTGTAATGTCGTGATACAGCAGATTGTCGTACTCCTGGAAAGCGGATTCCGAGGCAGCATCGGTGTGGTCACACCTTTTAGACAGCAAGCGAATCGCATCAACGATGCTCTGTATGAGCAGGGAATTTCCCAAGACACCATGCGGGAGACACGCCTGCATGTGGACACGTCCCACGGATTCCAAGGCGATGAACGGGATGTCATGTTTTTCAGCCTTTGTGCCGGACCCGACATGCCTAAGGGTTCCATCCATTTTTTAAAGGAACAGGGATACCTTTTCAATGTCGCGGTCAGCCGGGCCCGGGCTGTCCTGCATGTGGTAGGCAATCGAAGTTGGGCCTGCTCATGTGGCATCAAGCATATCGAGCGCCTCGCGGTGGAACGCACTCGTGGTGTTCCTAGAGAGGCTCAAGGGCCTTGGGCCCCCCACGATTCCCCCTGGGAGAAGGTTCTCTATAAAGCGTTGGTAGAGCGGGGTCTGGAGCCTGTGGTGCAGTACCCCATTGCCGGACGTCGGTTGGACCTCGCCCTATTGCGTACCGGAGACAGGCCGCTGAAGATTGATATTGAAGTGGACGGGGATCGGTATCACCGTAACCCGGACGGCTCCCGCAAGCAGGGGGATATCTGGCGTGACTACCAAATTAAAAGTTTGGGCTGGCGCGTGAAACGATTCTGGGTATACCAATTGAGGGAAAATCTTCACGAATGTGTAGATTCTATTTTTGAAATATGGAGAGATACCGATGATATTTCGTAAAAATGATCCGGGTACAACCCGGGTGAATGATCAGAGCAAGGGGTCGGGCAAGTTGCTCCACCAGGCTTTGTTTCCTCCCAACTGGCTTATGATCGTTGCCGTAGCAGTGACGATATTATTGAATTTGTTTTGTGGAATCAAGGTCATGAACCTGGAGTCTGAACGCAACCAGCTCCGGTTGGAAAAGGTCTTATTGGACGAACGGTCCAAAACCCTGGGGGCGGATATTGCTACACACACGAAGCTTCTCCATGAGCTCCCGGAATTGTCATCACGCCATATGGATCTGAGCACAAAGGTTGCGGGGTTGGAAGGAAAGCTCCGAGACCTTACCAACCGTGAGACCGTGTTGTTGCAGAATGTTTCTACTCTCCAGAGCGAACTTGAGGCGGCTGTTGAGGACCGAAGGCAAGCTGAGTCTGTCACCAAGGCAGCCAGGAAGGAGTCTGGACGGTTGCAATCCGAGATGTCCGGGCAGAAATCTGAGGAGTCGGCTCTGGGTCTCAAGGTCGCTAAACTTCGGCAGGATGCGGTCCGGCTGGAGTCCAAGGTGACGAGTCTCAAGAATCATGCGCAGTCACTGGACGCCGAGATTGACATCCTATTGAAGACCAAAGGGACGCGTCTTTCGGAGCTGGAAACGTTGGGTAAAGACAATAGCAGACTTGTGGAGCTCGCCTCGCATTTCAAAAACATTGCATCCGATATGGAGGAGTCCAGAAAAAAGGCCGAGGATGCGGCGGGCACCTTGGAGCGCACAGCCGACAAAGCCAGACAAACCGTGACTGACCTTGCGACCAACTCTCAAGATACCGGAAATACTATTAAAGAACTGAATACTTCCAACGAGAGTCTTGCTCGTTTGGTGGAAGAAATTCGTAAGGATCGGAGTGATACGAGCGCGGCTGTTGTTGATCTGGCTCAAGCGGGTTCCGAAGTTAAAACCCAAGTCCAGCGTCTGATCGCCCAGTTGGAAGGTCCCATAAAGTCCTTGAATAGCGGTACCACCGCGCTGGGCAGGAATGTTCAGGACCTTGATTCCAGAGTGAATGACATTTCAAGTTCCCAGAAAGAGTTGGCAAGCGCTACTAAACGGTTCGATACTCTTGGCAATCAGATAGAA
This portion of the Desulfobacterales bacterium genome encodes:
- a CDS encoding APC family permease, whose amino-acid sequence is MTERNEIAGIACTPANKGTKVIYKTGELERSIDWKQGLAISMGVPLMILPSIGYFAGYLSSFAIIVWGLSVFQGFMQNIAYGELATTFPAASGMPGFAQNVFKSPSHEGKYDKGKLIGGFSAWSYWFAWNPVLAIFSILVSFYLHSLFPSLADSFSQYQLSLAAGIVIFGGVILVNYRGLSSGALAGYILAVFSLVPMAIITLAPYVTGDFVMANITGTWLPTDWAWDFSHILILLGIFAMAQWSACAWETAAIYGPEYKNPGSDVPKALFSCGAICMVAFTLVQMTVTGVLGIDGIAAAPIDPMLPVAHAALGDAGSTIAVVMLIAAMILIIQTAYLGSSRTLHSMATEGNFPEIFKKTNAHGTPVLAMVVTGIFNLILISMGTPTAILAASAIGYVCANGISLFAYVRAKSSPHLVGLDRPFKAPSGWKNITLLFGLFNLPLCLVGVIYLNSVEGIWFSTVVGICVLGLYIPIWFYSQHEAYVDKAICRKPDTQDNTKKGA
- a CDS encoding MFS transporter; protein product: MIDSKRLSLGVILTSATLTIMAGSIIAPVLNVMRDGLGVDPSSVGLIITTHGLFMALFSPLMGSVIDRKGARWPFIFSLIGYGLAGGSGLLINSYWVLLVSRACLGIALAGIFAAINVLILSMYEGGDRDRAMGWRGSAQSFGGVIWPLIGGALGGFSWHFPFAVYMLAIPIGLFAMRVVPEQVTHHLTGPSFDNGTTVFKLFRQNPILLMIIYGLMFFANVLLYVIIIFLPQLLETCGISSTFRIGMFLTAMTGAAGVTAFIYGKIRSRFSYPAIVLTAVAIWSVAFAIISRASDSRIIAVSIALFGVSQGLILPTIMVWIGDVVPSSFRGRFSSYLGTFGFIGQFLSPILFAPILIMMGLKGVFMVGAGIGVAWFFLCLFGLRHVNSD
- a CDS encoding AAA domain-containing protein, producing the protein MSFKNKDLEAALYSGHSIFSCLQILRRFTSCPQSQYIDVLKAVRSSMNNGDVTFSWRGVERRRNESKSPSPSHPFRASDRLSKLLSSQTLAWLGLKKSDSDSQELIHSVPDWETFRKFLRYLIECVQHEAGAVAIQYDEKEGDQFVYLPRHGDWMPRFGKPFTGFVPPQSRHTGFLNRLAAMDPSTPFVLGYPVEILVLQKSHDDIPPSAIVRPVFQFKLSYDARRRCFFAIDPIPEVNLSWLNNSLRKKDQQKAFLTSCGFMDVNADAESLLGGVSQSLRHMTSTLSAMLFDQIREPLISHSVSGDSLQGMKSGIYNRAVLMLGKHGRYVKTLLSELAHIAERPEEELERTALGALFLNKCKQDDPDPRLDHASTLMDMLPLNAEQRQAVTSLQQANISVVTGPPGTGKSQVAAAAMAGMRLRGKSVLFASKNHKAVDAVMGRLQVEDGRPYVIRANSKDDPNLKITFRTMIRLLLEGSHNHQAELQCHALLEQADGLLRLRGERACIAREIENLKNCMSEHEEVAAFHSMNLSDELCRALGERYAKYPSGWVGEVERILEILLTGSRAKRIGAHARLFLLRMKKRLMCRLMGMPTLSCASRNGGLTGLADDLATLRRAELYATALQGAHEVADKLRPLPGVDVLSSEIADLSEKIQEITQRALPLDLAARGTGLPSGGERERLANLRSALGSLSSGMMGRNVEQSILDQAQRDIELLLSHFPCWAVTNLSVGSRLPLVAGMFDLAILDEASQCDMASVIPVLYRARRAGVIGDPFQLRHIAHIGMGQDALIRQRVGLSEYSLSRFSYANTSLYDLFVEANGVEPVFLSETYRSHADIADYSNELFYDNRLRVAVDPLRLSVPTGMRPGLHWTPVVAEIRSGGPSGCHCPEECNVVIQQIVVLLESGFRGSIGVVTPFRQQANRINDALYEQGISQDTMRETRLHVDTSHGFQGDERDVMFFSLCAGPDMPKGSIHFLKEQGYLFNVAVSRARAVLHVVGNRSWACSCGIKHIERLAVERTRGVPREAQGPWAPHDSPWEKVLYKALVERGLEPVVQYPIAGRRLDLALLRTGDRPLKIDIEVDGDRYHRNPDGSRKQGDIWRDYQIKSLGWRVKRFWVYQLRENLHECVDSIFEIWRDTDDIS